The following are encoded in a window of bacterium genomic DNA:
- a CDS encoding rhodanese-like domain-containing protein, with protein MVSKTPLDLVAEAKARISTCTCLEAAARLAKNSGTLLIDVREPGEHAAGAIPHSLNVPRGVLEFKIGEVCSDTDAPVLVHCAGGGRAALAVDALRKLGYANATAIDGGFADLLESVKG; from the coding sequence ATCGTGTCCAAGACCCCGCTTGATCTGGTCGCTGAGGCCAAGGCGCGCATCTCGACCTGTACCTGTCTGGAGGCGGCTGCGCGTCTTGCGAAGAATTCCGGGACTCTGTTGATTGACGTGCGCGAGCCCGGGGAGCACGCGGCGGGTGCGATTCCGCACTCGCTAAACGTCCCTCGGGGTGTTCTCGAATTCAAGATTGGCGAGGTGTGTTCGGATACTGACGCACCTGTCCTCGTCCATTGTGCCGGAGGCGGGCGGGCCGCTCTCGCTGTAGATGCGCTGCGCAAACTGGGTTACGCGAACGCAACCGCGATCGACGGTGGCTTCGCCGATCTCCTCGAGTCGGTCAAGGGATGA
- a CDS encoding acyltransferase — translation MRKSDTIDPENLIRERLYGGEVSVWRRYAQLVNGNTSIWNLIKYELIIFLFGPVPGALGLALRGVFYPLLFKEVGRGAVFGRNLVVRHASQITIGARTLLDDEVLIDAHGGGPDGIVLGDEVVVNRDVLLIAKSGPIRIGSKSDVGARAMVISTGGIRIGSSVALAGDCKIGGSAIRLEGDPLDREKTTDGPVEIEDGCTVFTNAIVLDGVRVGRGSVVGAGVIVRDDIPEQTILAAHQKLVRLGRGTKADRRKTEEERRFQADEPATDRRASIVNAVFAAIDEVNLMSASSTALGKSLDTELTEVDSMDLVNLVVETEQRLSTSLGIEVNLSSSGVLGGDDDVPWTLSAFVDRIEALLSGS, via the coding sequence ATGCGGAAATCCGACACAATCGATCCCGAAAACCTGATCCGCGAGCGTCTTTACGGAGGTGAAGTCAGCGTCTGGCGCAGGTATGCGCAACTGGTGAACGGAAACACCTCGATCTGGAACCTGATCAAATACGAGTTGATCATCTTCCTGTTCGGGCCCGTCCCCGGTGCGTTGGGTCTGGCTCTGCGCGGCGTGTTCTACCCGCTTCTTTTCAAGGAGGTTGGGCGAGGCGCTGTTTTCGGGCGCAATCTGGTCGTTCGCCACGCATCACAAATCACGATCGGGGCTCGAACGCTACTGGATGACGAGGTGCTGATCGACGCGCACGGTGGGGGCCCCGATGGCATCGTCCTCGGGGATGAGGTCGTGGTGAATCGCGATGTGCTCCTGATCGCGAAGTCGGGTCCAATCCGAATCGGCTCGAAGAGTGATGTGGGTGCGAGAGCCATGGTCATCTCGACCGGTGGGATCCGGATCGGCAGCAGTGTTGCATTGGCGGGTGACTGCAAGATCGGGGGCAGTGCGATCAGGCTCGAAGGGGATCCTCTGGATCGCGAAAAGACCACCGATGGCCCGGTCGAGATAGAAGACGGCTGTACGGTCTTCACGAATGCGATCGTTCTGGATGGAGTTCGGGTGGGGCGCGGATCGGTCGTGGGGGCGGGTGTGATCGTGCGGGACGACATCCCGGAACAGACGATTCTCGCTGCGCATCAAAAACTCGTCCGTCTCGGTCGCGGTACGAAAGCAGACCGTCGAAAAACCGAAGAGGAGCGGCGGTTCCAGGCCGATGAACCGGCGACCGACCGTCGCGCCTCGATCGTCAATGCAGTGTTCGCCGCGATCGATGAGGTCAATCTCATGAGCGCCTCGAGTACCGCTCTAGGCAAGTCCCTGGATACGGAACTCACGGAGGTCGATTCCATGGATCTCGTGAACCTGGTCGTGGAGACCGAGCAAAGGCTCTCAACGTCGCTGGGAATCGAGGTCAACCTCAGTAGTTCTGGGGTGCTAGGTGGTGACGATGACGTTCCCTGGACACTGAGCGCCTTCGTGGATCGTATCGAAGCGCTCCTGTCGGGTTCGTGA
- the asnB gene encoding asparagine synthase (glutamine-hydrolyzing) encodes MCGIAGIVDPQGVSRDALQGMMQVLRHRGPDDEGMLLKGCVGFGHRRLSIIDPETGQQPMSNADGTVWICFNGEIYNYRELRAELEPHCSFATNSDTEVILRLYERYGEACVTRLRGMFAFAIYDHARRKLFAARDHLGQKPFYYHHDADTLLFASEIKGLLAAKPALREMDPNALYEYLTVRIVAPPRSMFRAVRKLPPAHTLTFENGQVEVKRFWSLDFNRKLSLSFDEATDELERRFLESVKYHMVSDVEVGAFLSGGLDSSLIVAMMSKVSENPITTFSGDVPYERYSELPYANLVSQRFGTNHHPLTIEPSLVRMLPKQVWHLDEPSDPLSLCVYHLSELASKHLKVVLGGDGGDELFGGYDRYYGNSYASYLALLPQAVRKRVLEPLLGLMPAGFWYRSVSHKLRWILDMSYHRDGSRYAKSLSYFYFSDRYRDSLYTEKFRSEVAAFDPEGSIKQYFDTDNASELVDRMLHSDSMIRMPDHPVMIQDRMTMAHGLEARAPFLDHKLAEFCAQLPPRFKVKRNKLRRIEQELGRRHLPAELSRRKKQGFSSALPYLLADEFRTLYDVLLSQSRLVAEGILHKAAIDELLKAHLEHRADHGNRLWLLCNSEIWYRMFIDGESVDALQETLMRGSADRS; translated from the coding sequence ATGTGTGGAATCGCAGGTATCGTGGACCCACAGGGAGTTTCTCGAGACGCATTACAGGGCATGATGCAGGTGTTGAGGCACCGGGGGCCCGACGACGAGGGAATGCTCTTGAAGGGCTGCGTGGGGTTCGGTCATCGGCGGTTGTCGATCATCGATCCCGAAACCGGGCAGCAACCGATGTCGAATGCGGACGGCACCGTCTGGATCTGCTTTAACGGCGAAATCTATAACTACCGAGAGCTCAGGGCAGAATTGGAACCTCACTGCTCTTTCGCGACCAATAGCGATACGGAGGTGATACTGCGCCTCTACGAGCGATACGGTGAGGCGTGCGTAACCCGGTTGAGGGGGATGTTCGCGTTTGCGATCTACGATCACGCCCGCAGGAAACTTTTTGCCGCCCGCGACCATCTGGGTCAGAAACCCTTCTACTATCACCACGATGCTGACACTTTGCTGTTTGCGTCGGAGATCAAGGGTCTCCTGGCAGCCAAGCCAGCGCTTCGCGAGATGGATCCGAACGCGCTCTACGAATACCTGACCGTTCGCATCGTCGCGCCGCCCCGCTCGATGTTTCGGGCAGTTCGCAAGTTGCCGCCCGCGCATACGCTGACCTTCGAGAACGGCCAGGTCGAGGTGAAGCGTTTCTGGAGTCTGGACTTCAATCGGAAACTCTCTCTCTCGTTTGATGAAGCAACGGATGAGCTGGAGAGGCGCTTTCTCGAGTCCGTGAAGTACCACATGGTCAGTGATGTCGAGGTGGGTGCGTTTCTCAGTGGCGGTCTCGACTCGAGTCTGATCGTGGCCATGATGAGCAAGGTCTCTGAAAACCCGATCACGACGTTTTCCGGAGATGTTCCCTATGAGCGGTACAGCGAACTGCCCTACGCGAATCTTGTTTCGCAGCGCTTTGGAACCAACCACCATCCTCTGACCATCGAGCCTTCGCTCGTGCGCATGTTGCCGAAGCAGGTCTGGCATCTCGATGAGCCCTCGGACCCGCTTTCCCTGTGCGTCTATCACCTGTCCGAACTGGCGAGCAAACACCTGAAGGTGGTTCTCGGAGGTGATGGCGGAGACGAACTCTTCGGAGGCTACGATCGCTACTACGGCAACTCCTATGCCTCCTATCTCGCACTCTTGCCGCAAGCGGTTCGCAAGCGCGTGTTGGAACCGCTGCTCGGTCTCATGCCAGCGGGATTCTGGTATCGGAGCGTGAGTCACAAACTGCGCTGGATCCTCGATATGTCCTACCACCGGGACGGCTCCAGATACGCCAAGAGCCTCAGCTACTTCTATTTTTCCGATCGCTATCGCGACTCTCTATACACCGAAAAGTTCAGGAGCGAGGTGGCGGCGTTCGATCCCGAGGGGTCCATCAAGCAGTATTTCGATACGGACAACGCCAGCGAACTGGTCGATCGTATGCTTCATTCCGACAGCATGATCCGCATGCCCGATCATCCGGTGATGATTCAGGACCGAATGACAATGGCTCACGGGTTGGAGGCTCGGGCTCCGTTTCTCGATCACAAACTGGCCGAGTTCTGCGCTCAGCTACCGCCCCGCTTCAAGGTCAAGAGGAACAAGCTTCGCCGCATTGAGCAGGAACTCGGACGTCGCCACCTGCCCGCGGAGTTGTCTCGGCGCAAGAAGCAGGGCTTCTCGTCGGCATTGCCGTATCTGCTCGCCGACGAATTTCGCACCCTGTACGACGTGCTGCTGTCCCAATCTCGTCTGGTTGCCGAGGGCATCTTGCACAAGGCGGCGATCGACGAACTTCTGAAGGCTCATCTCGAGCATCGGGCAGATCACGGCAATCGGCTCTGGCTGCTGTGCAATTCCGAGATCTGGTATCGGATGTTCATCGACGGCGAGTCTGTCGACGCGTTGCAGGAGACCCTGATGCGAGGATCCGCAGACCGATCCTAG
- a CDS encoding flippase-like domain-containing protein, producing MSKSSVKKLLQAALGIGLVVLLVFLVELGETLAILRNARPGWIAAGLSITVVSRILMAYKWNLLLRARSVWIPQLEILRIYYISNFLGIFLPATVGMDVIRAIFTKRDDNSYPEIISSIIVERLLGMVMIALTAVVGSLMLIQFLIEVDLPITNVVTLAGGVVSTAILMIFVSFTTGFRILVERIASASGRVSWLAGVAEQLNKVFGSYWGYRYHRVALLSFCALTGLEIVTLILWNHCLGLALNIDIDFMLFVLVVPVVTLLLRLPISISGLGIHEGAFVFFLALVGVPREEGFALGILAHAVAVTALLPGGLLYLFLPRYRVQRNRPAPDELLVSAAQPRTEAP from the coding sequence ATGTCGAAGTCGAGTGTCAAGAAGCTATTGCAGGCCGCGCTGGGGATCGGTCTGGTCGTGCTGCTCGTCTTTCTGGTGGAACTGGGCGAGACGCTCGCCATCTTGCGCAATGCTCGGCCGGGTTGGATTGCGGCAGGCCTTTCCATCACCGTCGTGAGTCGCATACTCATGGCCTACAAGTGGAATCTCCTGCTGAGGGCGCGGTCGGTCTGGATTCCGCAGCTCGAAATCCTGCGCATCTACTACATCTCCAATTTTCTGGGCATTTTTCTTCCGGCCACAGTGGGCATGGATGTCATTCGCGCGATCTTCACCAAGCGCGACGACAATAGCTATCCCGAAATCATCTCGTCGATCATCGTCGAGCGCCTGCTCGGGATGGTGATGATCGCGCTGACGGCCGTAGTCGGGTCGTTGATGCTGATCCAGTTCCTGATCGAAGTGGATCTCCCGATCACCAATGTCGTAACGCTTGCGGGAGGCGTGGTCAGCACCGCGATCCTGATGATCTTCGTGTCGTTTACGACCGGCTTTCGAATCCTGGTCGAACGCATTGCGAGTGCTTCTGGACGGGTGTCGTGGCTGGCGGGAGTTGCGGAGCAACTCAACAAGGTCTTCGGGTCGTACTGGGGCTATCGCTACCATCGAGTGGCCTTGCTCTCCTTCTGCGCCCTGACCGGACTGGAGATCGTCACGCTGATATTGTGGAATCACTGTCTGGGCCTGGCGTTGAACATCGATATCGACTTCATGCTCTTCGTTCTCGTGGTGCCCGTCGTCACACTGCTCTTGCGTCTTCCGATCAGCATTTCGGGTTTGGGTATTCACGAAGGAGCCTTCGTGTTCTTTCTCGCGCTCGTCGGCGTACCGAGGGAGGAGGGCTTTGCTCTCGGTATCCTGGCTCACGCGGTCGCAGTCACGGCCCTGCTTCCCGGCGGTCTCCTGTACCTGTTCCTGCCGCGCTATCGAGTGCAGCGAAACCGACCCGCGCCCGATGAACTCCTGGTGTCGGCCGCACAACCGAGAACAGAGGCTCCGTGA
- a CDS encoding rhodanese-like domain-containing protein, which produces MTTLCLLAVGLIGCSSQLVGTGDISQEELLSRLNAAQTPLILDVRSDAEFAQSHVPGALNIPHDQMSSRLSEIDSHRDREVVVYCESGRRAGRVTEILNAAGFSNLRHLAGDMSGWRNAELPVDR; this is translated from the coding sequence TTGACCACACTATGTCTGCTGGCGGTTGGCTTGATCGGGTGCAGCTCGCAGCTCGTCGGGACCGGAGATATCTCGCAGGAAGAACTCCTCTCTCGCCTGAACGCGGCTCAGACACCGCTGATTCTCGACGTTCGAAGCGATGCCGAGTTCGCCCAGAGCCACGTTCCCGGAGCCTTGAATATTCCCCATGATCAGATGAGTAGCCGCCTCAGCGAAATCGATTCCCATCGCGATCGCGAAGTCGTCGTCTATTGCGAGAGCGGGCGGCGTGCGGGAAGGGTCACGGAGATCTTGAACGCTGCTGGCTTTTCCAATCTTCGCCATCTTGCGGGGGATATGTCCGGATGGCGCAACGCGGAGCTGCCTGTCGACAGGTAG
- a CDS encoding DUF4185 domain-containing protein, translating into MLMFSLIALVGAAGCGQRNNAEEIDAPLAPSSSIAGVAFDFSTHRKLAPGSDNWPMTWSDDDHQYSAWGDGGGFDGTNSKGRVSLGFARIEGPPSDYRGFNQWGGANAASSAEFDGKSYGILSVGGVLYAWIGPGSGADSYREARLHRSTDKARTWTAADWSYVAADGVILPAILNYGKDNAAARDEFVYHYFIGLQRFSEESKLGVQRPGEIFLARVPETRIFDAASHYEWFTGTDADGAPKWSSRMSEKRHVFFDRNGVGFSLSVSYNSGLKRYILCTEHTSSFEGNLGMFDAPEPWGPWTTVAYLNRRNGTEFGAGSKIARQTFFWNFAPKWVTDDGKSFTLVFTGIGESDAWNTLQGSFSLVD; encoded by the coding sequence GTGCTCATGTTTTCTCTGATCGCCCTGGTGGGCGCGGCTGGCTGTGGGCAACGGAATAACGCCGAGGAGATCGACGCTCCTTTGGCCCCCAGTTCGTCCATCGCTGGCGTAGCGTTCGACTTCTCGACCCACCGGAAGCTGGCTCCCGGGAGCGACAACTGGCCCATGACCTGGTCGGATGACGATCACCAGTATTCTGCATGGGGCGACGGAGGCGGCTTTGACGGGACCAATAGCAAAGGGCGAGTCAGCCTGGGTTTCGCGCGCATCGAGGGACCTCCCAGCGACTACAGAGGCTTCAATCAGTGGGGCGGTGCAAACGCGGCCAGCAGTGCCGAGTTCGACGGCAAGTCGTATGGGATACTCAGCGTCGGCGGTGTGCTCTACGCCTGGATTGGTCCGGGATCCGGAGCCGATAGTTATCGCGAGGCTCGACTGCATCGTTCGACCGACAAGGCTCGCACCTGGACGGCCGCGGATTGGAGTTACGTTGCAGCGGACGGCGTCATTCTTCCCGCGATCTTGAACTACGGAAAGGACAACGCGGCTGCGCGCGACGAATTCGTCTACCACTACTTCATCGGACTTCAGAGGTTCTCGGAGGAGTCGAAGCTCGGGGTTCAGCGTCCCGGAGAGATCTTCCTGGCGCGTGTTCCCGAAACTCGAATTTTCGATGCTGCTTCACACTACGAGTGGTTCACCGGAACGGATGCCGACGGAGCGCCGAAGTGGAGTTCCCGTATGTCGGAGAAGCGGCACGTCTTTTTCGATCGCAACGGCGTGGGCTTCTCGCTGAGCGTCAGCTACAACTCGGGTTTGAAGCGCTACATCCTGTGCACGGAACATACGAGCAGCTTTGAAGGCAATCTCGGGATGTTCGATGCACCCGAGCCCTGGGGGCCATGGACGACAGTTGCGTATCTGAACCGGCGCAATGGCACGGAGTTCGGCGCGGGAAGCAAGATCGCCCGCCAGACTTTCTTCTGGAACTTCGCGCCCAAGTGGGTCACAGACGATGGGAAATCCTTCACGCTCGTGTTCACGGGCATAGGGGAAAGCGATGCCTGGAACACGCTCCAGGGTTCGTTCTCCCTGGTCGACTGA